Proteins from one Nyctibius grandis isolate bNycGra1 chromosome 2, bNycGra1.pri, whole genome shotgun sequence genomic window:
- the CKAP2 gene encoding cytoskeleton-associated protein 2: MAARSPPQLPASRRSEPAYREQRRQKVEEYLSRKKTFSGVPIQENEASVSSRTRRATINKLQDKIQVSTSLKPGMENKENANKPSCDQSSGTSEKNVILSSSAITLTNSISGTSYNPEDHEVTEIKCRHVSLSKSFLQIKNIKEKQLIAEKQNSSVSLPKKPVLGTYRGKVIQSKIDSFRKAPKNEGEKSSLPDKKLPSANKPAASSLSTSSCSVILKTIKVTNNPNSVKANSVLPFQSKPSDKAAINAQSSLKKRQPISAVAPKKVTVQRMIGGRGSQPPKAASNNSDRQVLVKKSADFCEDARPEAPSKPISVVPSIKSGQDSKTNGNRKGVLPKDSAEERRTRLGEWKASRGKMMKRPPISVLLRRQSKSEEQEFFSGDSLEHVLHSEKVNKTLAECLQLTEQGCEGDEVRAMLEDLTQSAPGAKKLAKYWICCMRLEQTGPLEKLIAVYEEAILAGAMPKDELRHTLIDTMKHTESLLKSEDGGTVIEAHSHEVVEISKEPNSSVEQVQEAFKVLCSDDDQKAETTSEVINKEEMDLDLKPREEILPKKNKKHKTKERTKKKKKCETEEQNEDGVKDIAQAVNSPEKENDTTYLMRYNPSTTPYLESVKMHHEANDSSAKDLRIVTPLRYSQRIREKMCKLSDTVKDQDPCVSSFEQLGELESEATASIHNQSSMLKETSAEVEE, from the exons AACAAAGACGACAAAAAGTTGAAGAATATCTATcaagaaaaaagactttttctggCGTGCCCATTCAAGAAAACGAGGCATCAGTCAG tagCAGAACTAGGAGAGCAACTATCAATAAACTGCAAGACAAAATACAGGTCTCGACATCTCTGAAGCCAGGAATG gaaaataaagagaatgcTAATAAACCGTCATGTGACCAATCAAGTGgcacctcagaaaaaaatgttattttaagctCTTCTGCAATCACACTGACAAATTCCATATCAGGCACAAGCTATAATCCTGAAGATCATGAAGTCACCGAAATAAAATGTCGTCATGTGTCACTTAGCAAGTCCTTCttgcaaataaaaaacataaaagagaagcaattgattgcagaaaaacaaaattcaagtgTCAGCCTGCCAAAGAAACCAGTGCTTGGTACATATCGTGGCAAAGTTATCCAATCCAAGATAGACTCCTTCCGAAAAGCACCAAAAAATGAGGGGGAAAAGAGTTCTTTGCCAGACAAGAAGCTTCCTTCTGCCAACAAACCAGCAGCAAGTTCTTTGTCCACGAGCAGCTGTAGCGTAATTCTGAAGACCATCAAAGTCACAAACAACCCTAATTCTGTAAAAGCAAACAGTGTCCTCCCATTCCAGAGCAAACCATCTGACAAAGCTGCTATTAACGCACAGTCCAGTCTGAAGAAACGGCAACCGATATCTGCTGTAGCGCCAAAGAAAGTAACAGTCCAAAGAATGATTGGGGGAAGGGGATCACAACCACCGAAGGCTGCTTCTAACAATTCTGACCGCCAAGTACTCGTGAAGAAAAGTGCAGATTTTTGTGAAGATGCAAGACCCGAAGCTCCATCAAAACCAATTTCTGTTGTTCCTAGTATAAAGTCGGGACAGGATTCTAAAACTAATGGCAACAGAAAAGGTGTTCTGCCAAAAGActcagcagaagagagaag AACTCGCCTGGGTGAATGGAAGGCATCTAGAGGAAAAATGATGAAGAGACCTCCTATATCTGTGCTTCTGAGACGCCAGTCTAAAAGTGAAGAACAAGAATTCTTTTCTGGTGATTCTTTAGAGCACGTATTACATAGTGAAAAAGTCAACAAGACTCTCGCAGAATGTCTGCAGTTAACCGAACAG GGATGTGAGGGTGATGAAGTACGTGCCATGTTGGAAGATCTGACACAGAGTGCTCCTGGGGCTAAAAAACTTGCAAAATATTGGATCTGCTGTATGCGTCTTGAACAGACGGGCCCTCTTGAAAAGCTTATTGCTGTCTATGAGGAGGCCATTTTGGCAGGAGCAATG cctaAAGATGAACTACGACACACACTAATAGATACTATGAAACATACTGAAAGTCTTCTTAAGTCTGAGGATG gGGGAACTGTGATAGAGGCTCATTCACATGAGGTAGTGGAAATCAGCAAGGAACCAAATTCATCTGTAGAGCAGGTTCAAGAGGCCTTCAAGGTTCTCTGCTCTGATGATGACCAAAAGGCAGAGACTACCAGTGAAGTGATcaataaagaagaaatggatTTAGACTTGAAACCAAGAGAAGAGATCTTgccaaaaaagaataaaaagcacaaGACTAAAGAAcgtacaaaaaagaaaaaaaaatgtgaaacagaagagcagaatGAGGATGGGGTAAAAGATATAGCCCAAGCAGTTAATTCTCCTGAGAAGGAGAATGACACAACTTATTTAATGAGATACAATCCATCTACCACACCATACTTGGAAAG TGTGAAGATGCATCATGAGGCAAATGACTCCAGTGCTAAAGACCTGAGAATTGTAACCCCTTTGCGATATTCTCAACGCATTCGGGAGAAGATGTGCAAGCTGTCGGATACTGTTAAAGATCAAGATCCATGTGTCTCTTCATTTGAGCAGCTGGGAGAACTGGAATCAGAAGCCACTGCATCTATCCACAACCAGAGCAGCATGCTCAAAGAAACAAGTGCTGAAGTAGAAGAGTAA